One Mus musculus strain C57BL/6J chromosome X, GRCm38.p6 C57BL/6J DNA window includes the following coding sequences:
- the Rhox9 gene encoding reproductive homeobox on X chromosome, 9 has product METPQDSRQSIQKPPSPGAEEDKEEQHGGNAVVSGAGEEGIDKKELVMSGLAQGGLDQGEGAQGEVAGGEQAQEEPAPLSPAQEATGGEEEGENKEGEMEGRHAGDGASGPEDDNIQEEGGENIDQQPPQQEAAIPEGMRNPQAGNYLAHQRTRRTRFTHSQLRDLERLFQENRFPSLRVRRDLARWMGVDESDVQEWFKMRRALFRRHSRLMMFCELPPITENNSP; this is encoded by the exons ATGGAGACTCCTCAAGACAGCCGCCAAAGCATCCAAAAGCCTCCGAGTCCGGGAGCCGAGGAGGACAAGGAAGAACAGCATG GTGGGAATGCAGTGGTCTCCGGGGCTGGAGAGGAAGGAATAGACAAGAAAGAGCTTGTTATGAGCGGGCTTGCTCAGGGTGGGCTTGATCAGGGCGAAGGCGCTCAGGGCGAGGTTGCTGGAGGTGAGCAGGCTCAAGAAGAGCCTGCTCCATTGAGTCCAGCTCAGGAAGCCactggaggagaagaggagggagaaaacaaggaaggagaaatggaaggaagACATGCTGGTGATGGTGCTTCTGGCCCCGAGGATGACAACATCCAGGAAGAAGGCGGCGAAAACATAGATCAACAACCGCCGCAACAAGAGGCAGCCATTCCTGAGGGCATGAGAAATCCACAGGCTGGGAACTATCTGGCTCACCAGCGGACCCGCCGCACCAGGTTCACCCACTCTCAGCTGCGTGATCTGGAGCGCCTTTTCCAAGAGAATCGCTTCCCCAGCTTGCGAGTAAG GAGGGATCTTGCACGATGGATGGGTGTGGATGAATCTGATGTGCAG GAGTGGTTTAAGATGAGGAGAGCCCTTTTCCGCAGACACAGCAGGCTGATGATGTTCTGCGAACTGCCACCGATTACAGAGAACAACTCTCCCTGA